The following is a genomic window from Synergistaceae bacterium.
CGTCCCGTCTGCTCAATGACGTAAGGAATATTGAAATAAGACATTCGGCTTACTCCTTTATTTTATTGTTGTTCCTGAGCGCTCTCCGCCTCTGGGGCGTTTGGAGAAGAAGCGGGAGAAAGCTGCTCCACATCCCGAACTTTGACGTTTTCCATAATGATCTTCGTGATCTTTCCATAGCGAATGTCTTCCACCACGCGTCCGACGGTTTCTCTGTTCTTATAGAAAATCGCCCGGAGTTTCGTGGGCTCCACCCCATAAAGTTCAGCTCTGCGGTCAATTTCGCCGTCAAGCTCCGTCTTCTGGACCTCTACGTCGAATTTCTTCCCGATCTCGTCGAGGACCAGAGAACGCCGGACGATGTTTTCCGCCGTCGCCCGCAGGTTGCGCTCGTAGTCCTCCGGATTCACCGAATTGTTCTTCAGAACCTCGCTCAGCTCCTGACCGTAGCGTTTCTTCGCGTCCGCGGCGTCGCGTTCCTTCTGAAACTCGATCTGACGCTTCACCAGGGTCTCGGGAACTTCCAGAGAGGATTTTTCGACGATGCGGTCGACGGCCGTCATGGTGGCCTGAGAGGTATTGTCCGCATCGATACGGGCCAGGAGGCGTTTTTTCAGTTCTTCACGAAAGGCTTCTTCGGATTCGATGTCGGTCCCCAGCGCCTTTTTATAGAACTCCGGGGCCATTTCGGGGAGGACTCTCTCCTTCACTTCCTCCACGGTGAAAAAGTAATGGACCTTTTTCCCGGCCACCGTTTTATCCTCGTGGGCTTCCTCCACGTTAAACTCCACTTCCGCGGTTTCTCCGGCGCTCTTCCCCAGAAGGGCGTTTCGAACGTCGGGTCGGATGGTACTTTCCGCCAGGTCCACATCACCCTTCTGCTCGTCACTTTTGACCGGCTCTCCCTCGGGACCGGAAACCTCCGTCACGTATTTCACCGACAGAACGTCCTTTTCCTGAGCGGGACGGGTCGCCGGAGAAAGAACAGAGTGTTCCCGCCGAAGGTTCTGTACCATCACATCGACCATTTCGTCCGTCACCTTCGGGATGAGTTTTTCAACCTCGATCTCGCCGAGTTCAGGCAGGGCGACTTCGGGAGTCACTTCGAACGTAAGTTCACAGGACAGCGGTTTTCCTTCCTGAATCGTGTCCTCCATGCTCAGGGAAGGCGCGGCGATCGTATCCAGGTCGTAGTCTCCCACAACCTGCTCCACCGCGTTGGAAATCAGCTTTTGGAAAGCTTCGCCGTACAGGTTCTCCCGGCCAAAACGCATCTCGATCACTCTGCGCGGTGTATGTCCTTTGCGGAAACCAGGGATGTTGGTCTTTTGAGCGATTTCCTGAATCGTCTCGTTCAGATTCGACGAAAACTCCTCCGCTTCAAAGTCCACCTTTATCCTCACTACGTTCTTTTCCTGTCCAAGTAACTCCGTCTTCATAATCCACTGCTCCTTTCGACCTGTTAAACGCGCGTATTATATCATTTATACATTTCGCGACCCTCCTGATAACTTCCGTTCCTCAAAAAAAACGCCGAACGGAGACAAAATCGTCTTCCGTCCGGCGCGGGCAAATCCCTTCAGGTTTCCGCCGCAGCGGTGTTTTACGGCAAAGGACTCTGCCGAAAAAGTTCGTATCCCTCATTGAAGGCCTGAACATTCAGCTCCACGATTTTCGGCACCTGAAAATGATCGGCAATGGCCTTTCGCAGGGATTCGGAGGAAGCGATGTGCTCCAGGTCCAGAACGCGTCCCACGCAGCCCAGAGCAACCATGTTGGTCACAATTTCCTTCCCGATTTTTTCCCGGGCCGTCCGAACGATGGGCAGCGTGTAGATGCGGGCGTCGATTCTCCGCACCGAGTCCTCCACGCTTCCGCTGCCGTAGGACGTCTGGATTCCCGGAAGGTCGGTGACGAAGAAATCGTCATACACGATTCGCCCTCCCGGCACGGTGTCGACAGCGAACTCCTCCGCGGCGGCCTGGGTCAGAATCACCTGCAGGTTGGGAGCCATCACCTTCGGATAATCGATGGGCTCCCTGGAAATCACCACCTCGGCCTTCGATTTTCCCCCTCTGGCCTCCGGGCCATAGGCCTGAGACTGAACGACGTAAAGTCCCGTTTCATAGAGGGTGATGGCCTGTCCAATCAGCTCCGTCGCCAAAATAACTCCCTGACCTCCGGAACCCGCAATGCGAATTTCAAATCTCTCGTCCGCCATGTTTTAACCCTTCCTTTGGGCAATTTCGATAACTTTGTCGTACTGCTCCGTGTATTCCGGGCTCTCTCTGTCCACGAACTCCCCGCACACCAGTTTGCCCTTCAGTTCCGCCGGAGACATGGTTTTGGCCTTGCTCAGGGGCACGGAGGCCTCCTTGAAGAAGTTGTAGTTCTCAATGGGCAGCCGCCGGTCATTTTTGCGGCCGTACTGCGTATGACAGTGGGTGACGATTTCGATGACCGAAAAACCCTTTCTTTTGATGCCGTTCATGATGTACATCTCCGCCTGACGCGGATTGGCGATGGTGGTTCGCGCCACGTAGGACGCTCCGGCGCCCTCCGCCAGCCTGCAGATGTCAAAGGGCGGATCGATGGCCCCGTAGGGCGTCGTGGAGGCCCAGGAGCCGGCGGGGGTGGTGGGGCTGGCCTGCCCTCCCGTCATGCCATAGATGTTGTTGTTCATGACCACCGCGGTGATGTCGATGTTGCGGCGGCAGGCGTGAATGAAGTGGTTGCCCCCGATGGCGGAGCAGTCTCCGTCTCCCATGACGTCAACCACGGTCAGCTGGGGCTTGTGCAGCTTGATGCCCGTGGAGAAGGCCAGAGACCGGCCGTGAGTGGAGTGCAGCGTGCAGGCGTTGATATAACCCGCCATACGGCTGGAACATCCGATACCCGACGCGATAACCGTCTGGCTTTTATCCTTTTCCAGCGCCACCAGAGCCCGGATGAGCGCGTGCATGATGATCCCGTGTCCGCAGCCCGGGCACCAGATATGCGGCATGAACCTCGTTCTGAGCCAACTCAACACTTGCGTACTCGGCATTTAGGCCACCTCCTCAATGACACGCCGGATTTCCGAAGGCTTGAAGAGCTCTCCGTTCACCAGGTTGATTCCCCGAACGTCGCTTCTGCCCTTCATAACGCGCTCCACCTCAAGAACCATCTGGCCGCAGTTCAACTCCGGAACCAGGACGACCTTCGCGCCCAGAGTCATTCTCGTCAGTTCTTCGCCGGGGAAGGGCCAAAGGGTGATGGGGCGGAAAAATCCGGCCGCAATCCCCTTCCTGCGGGCATCCCGGACGGCTCGAAGGGCCGATCTTCCCACGCTGCCGTAAGCCACCACGACGACGTCGGCGCCGTCCATGGACTCCGACTCGTAGTCCACGATCTCGCTTCGCGCCCGATCCACCTTGCTCATCAGACGCAGCATCTTTCTTTCTATTTCCCTCGCGTTGTTGGTGGGAAATCCCCAGGCGCTGGTGGTCAGACCCGTCACGTGCCAGGAGTAACCATCTCCGAACGAGGCCATCGCGGGAACGCCCGTCAGAGGATCCGGCTCGTAGGGCGTGAACTTCTCGGGCGGCACCGCCGGACGTACGCGATTCACGATATGCAGTTTCGCCGGCTCCGGAATCGTCACCTTTTCGCGCATGTGCCCCACCACTTCATCGGAGAGAATCAGCACGGGCTGACGGAAACGCTCGGCCATGTTGAACGCCCGGATCGCCAGGTCGTAGCACTCCTGCACGGATGCGGGAGAGTAGCAGATCGTCGCGTGGTCGCCATGCGTTCCCCAGCGCGCCTGCATGACATCCTGCTGAGCCGTTTTCGTGGGCAGCCCCGTGGAGGGCCCTCCACGCATGACGTCCACCACCACGATGGGAATTTCCGCGATGTAGGCCAGCCCCAGGTTCTCCTGTTTCAGGGAAAAACCCGGTCCCGACGTGGCGGTGAGGGATTTCGCCCCCGCGATGGAAGCGCCGATGATCGACGCGATGCCCCCGATTTCGTCCTCCATCTGGATGAACTTTCCGCCCCGTTTGGGCAGCTCCTGGGCCATGACCTCCGCGATTTCCGACGAAGGCGTTATGGGGTATCCCCCAAAAAAGTTGCAGCCCGCCGCCAGAGCCCCGTACGCCAGAGCCGTGTTGCCCTGCCAGAAAGCCGTATTGGAAGGTTTCCCGCTGTCAGACATTTCCATCACCCTCCTTACTCTCCGTGACCGTAATCGCAAAATCAGGACAGATATTCTCACACTGTCGGCATCCAATGCAGTCTCCCATCCGCGCCGCCGTGGATTTCATGCGATCACTCAGCTCAAGGACAGATTTTGGACAAACGCCGACGCACAGTGAACATCCCTTACACCACGCGTTGCTGACTTCCACCTGGAATTTTTTGGCCAACGACAGTACACCCCCCAAATTTTCATAAAATTTCTTTTACACTTTCTAAAACACGTTTTTCACGCAGGACCCCCTCTTCCTGCAAAATAAAATTTATCCGCAACATCATGATAAACCGAAGACATGCATTGCAACAGGGAAAAACCCTGACCTTTCGAAAGAGGAATCTTCGTTCGATCTTCCGATTTTCCTTCCGATTTTCAGGCCGGTGATGAAGCGGTTAAATCCAGTTTTCCGAAGTCCTCGAGAGGCTGTTGAATATGGAGGGGGGGATTCATGCTGAGATCCACGATTTTAATACCTTCCACTTTCCGTCCCATGGAGTCGACTCGCAGCAAAACCTGAGGCCGCATCAGATCCTTTCCTCTGGAACCCACCACAACTCCCAGACTTTCGTCGGAAAGCCTCACCAGTGTCCCCGGAGGGTAAAGCCCGATCAGCAGCAAAAGCGTCCTGACCACCTCCGGATCGAAATGGGTTCCCATGTTTTCGATCATCATCGACACCGCAACTCGACTCTCTATGGGTTCCTTGTAGACCCTCCTGGCGGTCAGGGCGTCGAAAACGTCCGCCACGGCCGCAATTCTGCCTTCCTTCCGAATCTGCTCCTTCATAAGGCGGTCGGGATACCCCTCGCCGTTATACCGTTCGTGATGCCCGCGAATCACCGCAAGTATCCAGGGGTCGGTAACTCCATTGGCGACAGCCAGCTCCTCTCCAAACTCCGTGTGTTTTTTGATAATTTCAAATTCATCTTTTGTCAGAGCACCCGGCTTGTTCAAAACCTCTTTGGGGATGCGCGCCTTCCCCAAATCGTGCAAAATGCCCCCGATGGACATGCACTCGGCAACTTCCGTGCGTCCGGGATAAAGGCGATTCGCCAGCACGCCGCCCAGAAGAGCGACGTTCAGGGAATGGACATAGGTGTACTCGTCCCAGCTTCGCACCCGCCCCAGGCAAAGCATCACCTGCTTCGCCTGAGACACCTCCTGAGCCAGAATGCGCCCTTCCTGAACGAGGGTCGCGTATCCCTCGGAGTCAAGGGTTCCATCGCCAATACGGCTGTAAACGCTGCTCACCTGCTCCACCGCGTGTTTGGCCAGCTGCGGATCGAAATCTTCGATCTGCCCTCTTACGGACTTCATAATGTTGTCCAGTCCCTCGTTGTCCAAAGTGATCTGGATGATGATGGGAATGGAGGTAATCCCCCATCGCTGCAGATTTTTTTCGACATCGTCCACAGAGGAGAGCAGCGACGCCAGGGAGGTTCCCCTGGGCAGCAAAATAACGCCGTTGGTCGCAACGACATCTTCCGCCACCCGCGCCGGACTGGTCATGTATTCCCGCAGCTCGCCGAGAGAAATGCGTTTTTTCGTAATTTGTTCGGAATCGTTCACTTCAGGGGGCATGCCGCCACCTCTCACCCATGTGATGTTCTCTTTTTCAGGCTCAGATTTTTCAGGCCCAAATTTTCAGAGCTTTTTATGCCTTTTTATGGAGCCTGAACTTGAGACCCGATTCGTAAGCATCGCCGATTTTCCCCGCAGGCACGGTTCTCGGAAATTCTCCGCGTCTCAGAAAACGCTCTGTCGTCAAAAAAGACCGACCCAGCTCGTTCAGGGAGAGTTTCAGCGTAAAACGGGCGATTTCGCCGGCTTCCACCGTCCAGGGGCGAATGGGGAACGCGTCGGAAGGTGGATTCGACTCCTTTTCCCGATAAAAGTCCTCATCCACGGATAAACTCGCCCAGGGGAAAAGCGCGGGCAGACGAAAGACGTGGGGCATATCCGGAGCCGTGCGGAAGGCCCAGTCGTAAATGGACTCCGCCCCGCCGCCGCTGGCGCCGCCGACACACAGACGCAGGGTTCCCTGGTCCGACGGGCGGTTGATCCATTCCTCCAGCTCCACCGAAATATCCCGTCCCGCTTCGATCAGCTCCATCCAGGTTCTGTCCAGAGCCAGACGCGAAAGGTACGGGCTGTAGCAGGGCAATTCGGAGATGGCCGGAACGGCCTCCGATCCGTAGACGTGATCGTGAGGGACCACCAGTTCCCATTCGGCTCCGTCTATTTCTATCGTGTCCGTACCCGCGAACTCCCACAGAATGCGGTCGTTTTTCTGCTCGTAAATCATTACGAGAACGGGAACGGCATGCTGAAGCCAGTAGGCCAGATGAACCATATCTCCCCGACAGACATACCCCCGTGCACTGCGTTCCAGTCTGGCGTTCTCATCCGAACGGATTTGCAGACCGATCATCTTGCCCATCCTCGGATATTCTTCCACAATTTCCAGATGGGCGTTGAGACCGGTGTCGCCCTCGCGCTGTTCTCGAAATATCAGCTCCGGCAATCGGGCGGATATTCGGCTCGCCGCATAAACAGCAATACGCTCGGCCATGTCGTTCAAGAATTTCACCTCTCACACTCACAAAAATGGCTTCCACTGACAATTAACTATTATAACCTATCGTAACATATGTGACTTATTTTGACCCTGTTTTTCAGAAGATGCCTTTTTCAGAAGATACCTTGTTCACGTTCTTTTACCCTGTTATACTCCATACCTGTATTTATCCGTACGAGAAATGGACTGGGTTCTCATGAATCAAAGCTCGCAGAAAACACAAAACGAAAATTGCGCTCCCGCGGAGGGCGGAACCGGACTGCGGATGTGGCTGGCCGATGGAATGCTGGTGCTTTGCGCTTTCCTTTGGGGGCTGGGCTTCGTGGCCATGAAGGAAGCCCTCGACGTCTATCCCACCTTCTGGCTTTTGTTTTTCCGCTTCAGCCTGGGCGCTCTGCTGATGGGAATCGTGTTTCCCCGACGTATTCTGTCGTGCTCAAGACGCGACCTCATCGGAGGAACGACCATCGGCTGCCTGCTGTTTCTGGCCATGGGGGTTCAAACTCTGGGGCTCATTTTTACGACCGCCGGGAAACAGGCGTTTCTCACGGCCGGATACGTGGTCATGGTGCCCCTTCTGGTCTGGGCGCGGCGCAGAATTTTCCCCGGATGGACCACGACGCTGGGGTCCCTGATTTGTTTTACGGGGATGAGGCTCCTGATCTCCAATGCCGACGGGCCTCTCAACATCGGCGACGTGCTCACCATTTTTTCGGCCCTGTTTTTCGCCATGCAGATCATCGCCATCGGACATTTCGCCGCCGACGGCGACCCCATGGTTCTGACCTTCGTCCAGTTCGTCGTCACCGCCCTGCTTTCTCTGCTGGCGACCTTTCCGGCGGGAGAAACTCTGGTCTTTCAGGGTTCCAGAGGGCTGAAAGAGGTTCTGTTTTCAGCGTTTTTCTGCACGTTTCTCTGTTTTTTGATTCAAAACCTGGGGCAGAAGTACACGAGTTCCACCCACGCCTCCCTCCTTCTGGGGCTGGAGTCCGTGTTCGGGGCTCTGAGCGGCATCTTCCTACTGGGCGAGACCTTCACTTTTCAGATGGGGGTCGGCTGCGCCCTGATCTTCGGCTCCGTCCTTCTCGTGGAGCTGGCCCCCGCTTTCCTGAAAAACTTCTCCTGCCGCCTCCGGCAATGAGCGACTTTTTTTCGCCGACAGTTCCCCGCGGCCCGAGCAATGTTTCGATCAGGTCCTCTCTTCCCGCCTCAATCAGGGCCTGACGGACGAGGGTCCGGTTTTTCGGCATACGATGCTGGAGGAGCGCCCTCTGCATGTTCCGCTCCCGGGAGGTTCGGGCCGCCTTCACCGGCTTGCCCGTGAAGGGATCCAGCTCCGTGTAATACATGCAGGCGGCCAGGCTTCCAGGGGTGGGGATGAAGTCCTGGGCCTGCTCCGGGCAAAAATCGAGTTCGGCGGCAAATTGAGCCAGATCGATGGCTTCCTTCAGACCCGATCCGGGGTGAGACGTCATAAAATAGGGCACGAGGTACTGCTTCCGGCCCAACCGTTCATTGATGGTCCGGAACAATTCCATAAACCGGCGGTACTGTTCGATCCCTCCCTTGCGCATGACCCGCAGAACAGCGGGGGAAGCGTGTTCGGGAGCGACTTTAAGCTGTCCGCTGACGTGATGCCGGCAGAGCTCCGTCAAAAATTTTTCCCCGTTCTTCCGGTCGGCCAGGAGGTAATCATACCGCAGTCCCGACCGCACAAACACCTTTTTGACGCCTTTGACGCTTCGGGCTTTCTCCAGCAGAG
Proteins encoded in this region:
- a CDS encoding DUF4365 domain-containing protein; translated protein: MAERIAVYAASRISARLPELIFREQREGDTGLNAHLEIVEEYPRMGKMIGLQIRSDENARLERSARGYVCRGDMVHLAYWLQHAVPVLVMIYEQKNDRILWEFAGTDTIEIDGAEWELVVPHDHVYGSEAVPAISELPCYSPYLSRLALDRTWMELIEAGRDISVELEEWINRPSDQGTLRLCVGGASGGGAESIYDWAFRTAPDMPHVFRLPALFPWASLSVDEDFYREKESNPPSDAFPIRPWTVEAGEIARFTLKLSLNELGRSFLTTERFLRRGEFPRTVPAGKIGDAYESGLKFRLHKKA
- a CDS encoding 2-oxoacid:acceptor oxidoreductase subunit alpha, whose translation is MSDSGKPSNTAFWQGNTALAYGALAAGCNFFGGYPITPSSEIAEVMAQELPKRGGKFIQMEDEIGGIASIIGASIAGAKSLTATSGPGFSLKQENLGLAYIAEIPIVVVDVMRGGPSTGLPTKTAQQDVMQARWGTHGDHATICYSPASVQECYDLAIRAFNMAERFRQPVLILSDEVVGHMREKVTIPEPAKLHIVNRVRPAVPPEKFTPYEPDPLTGVPAMASFGDGYSWHVTGLTTSAWGFPTNNAREIERKMLRLMSKVDRARSEIVDYESESMDGADVVVVAYGSVGRSALRAVRDARRKGIAAGFFRPITLWPFPGEELTRMTLGAKVVLVPELNCGQMVLEVERVMKGRSDVRGINLVNGELFKPSEIRRVIEEVA
- a CDS encoding HD-GYP domain-containing protein, translated to MPPEVNDSEQITKKRISLGELREYMTSPARVAEDVVATNGVILLPRGTSLASLLSSVDDVEKNLQRWGITSIPIIIQITLDNEGLDNIMKSVRGQIEDFDPQLAKHAVEQVSSVYSRIGDGTLDSEGYATLVQEGRILAQEVSQAKQVMLCLGRVRSWDEYTYVHSLNVALLGGVLANRLYPGRTEVAECMSIGGILHDLGKARIPKEVLNKPGALTKDEFEIIKKHTEFGEELAVANGVTDPWILAVIRGHHERYNGEGYPDRLMKEQIRKEGRIAAVADVFDALTARRVYKEPIESRVAVSMMIENMGTHFDPEVVRTLLLLIGLYPPGTLVRLSDESLGVVVGSRGKDLMRPQVLLRVDSMGRKVEGIKIVDLSMNPPLHIQQPLEDFGKLDLTASSPA
- a CDS encoding 4Fe-4S dicluster domain-containing protein, translated to MAKKFQVEVSNAWCKGCSLCVGVCPKSVLELSDRMKSTAARMGDCIGCRQCENICPDFAITVTESKEGDGNV
- a CDS encoding 2-oxoacid:acceptor oxidoreductase family protein — encoded protein: MADERFEIRIAGSGGQGVILATELIGQAITLYETGLYVVQSQAYGPEARGGKSKAEVVISREPIDYPKVMAPNLQVILTQAAAEEFAVDTVPGGRIVYDDFFVTDLPGIQTSYGSGSVEDSVRRIDARIYTLPIVRTAREKIGKEIVTNMVALGCVGRVLDLEHIASSESLRKAIADHFQVPKIVELNVQAFNEGYELFRQSPLP
- a CDS encoding 2-oxoacid:ferredoxin oxidoreductase subunit beta codes for the protein MPSTQVLSWLRTRFMPHIWCPGCGHGIIMHALIRALVALEKDKSQTVIASGIGCSSRMAGYINACTLHSTHGRSLAFSTGIKLHKPQLTVVDVMGDGDCSAIGGNHFIHACRRNIDITAVVMNNNIYGMTGGQASPTTPAGSWASTTPYGAIDPPFDICRLAEGAGASYVARTTIANPRQAEMYIMNGIKRKGFSVIEIVTHCHTQYGRKNDRRLPIENYNFFKEASVPLSKAKTMSPAELKGKLVCGEFVDRESPEYTEQYDKVIEIAQRKG
- a CDS encoding DMT family transporter, giving the protein MDWVLMNQSSQKTQNENCAPAEGGTGLRMWLADGMLVLCAFLWGLGFVAMKEALDVYPTFWLLFFRFSLGALLMGIVFPRRILSCSRRDLIGGTTIGCLLFLAMGVQTLGLIFTTAGKQAFLTAGYVVMVPLLVWARRRIFPGWTTTLGSLICFTGMRLLISNADGPLNIGDVLTIFSALFFAMQIIAIGHFAADGDPMVLTFVQFVVTALLSLLATFPAGETLVFQGSRGLKEVLFSAFFCTFLCFLIQNLGQKYTSSTHASLLLGLESVFGALSGIFLLGETFTFQMGVGCALIFGSVLLVELAPAFLKNFSCRLRQ
- the tig gene encoding trigger factor, whose amino-acid sequence is MKTELLGQEKNVVRIKVDFEAEEFSSNLNETIQEIAQKTNIPGFRKGHTPRRVIEMRFGRENLYGEAFQKLISNAVEQVVGDYDLDTIAAPSLSMEDTIQEGKPLSCELTFEVTPEVALPELGEIEVEKLIPKVTDEMVDVMVQNLRREHSVLSPATRPAQEKDVLSVKYVTEVSGPEGEPVKSDEQKGDVDLAESTIRPDVRNALLGKSAGETAEVEFNVEEAHEDKTVAGKKVHYFFTVEEVKERVLPEMAPEFYKKALGTDIESEEAFREELKKRLLARIDADNTSQATMTAVDRIVEKSSLEVPETLVKRQIEFQKERDAADAKKRYGQELSEVLKNNSVNPEDYERNLRATAENIVRRSLVLDEIGKKFDVEVQKTELDGEIDRRAELYGVEPTKLRAIFYKNRETVGRVVEDIRYGKITKIIMENVKVRDVEQLSPASSPNAPEAESAQEQQ